A section of the Mesorhizobium loti genome encodes:
- the pgl gene encoding 6-phosphogluconolactonase, whose product MAREQLNSASYNWNAFPDRPHLAAALAGRVADRLTKAIAERGTAVLAVSGGTTPGKFFAALSVAPIAWDKVIVTLVDERFVPASSPRSNAGLVAANLLQNAAKAARFVPLYHEASGIEDVAASDDAALRSLPWPLDVVVLGMGPDGHTASFFPDADDLARLLDPASDRIILPVHAASAGEPRLTLTLARVIDAGFIALHIEGEDKRTAFDGAVAPGPRKPIRAVLDAAPRPVEVFWAP is encoded by the coding sequence ATGGCACGAGAGCAATTGAACAGCGCCAGTTACAACTGGAACGCTTTCCCAGACCGTCCGCATCTGGCGGCGGCACTGGCCGGCCGTGTGGCCGATCGCCTGACCAAGGCGATAGCCGAACGCGGCACGGCAGTGCTGGCGGTCTCCGGCGGTACGACGCCGGGAAAGTTCTTTGCCGCGCTTTCGGTGGCGCCGATCGCCTGGGACAAGGTGATCGTGACGCTCGTCGACGAGCGTTTCGTGCCGGCCTCCTCGCCGCGTTCCAATGCCGGGCTGGTGGCCGCCAATCTGTTGCAGAACGCGGCCAAGGCAGCACGCTTCGTGCCGCTCTACCATGAGGCATCAGGCATCGAGGATGTCGCCGCATCCGACGATGCGGCACTGCGATCCCTGCCCTGGCCGCTCGACGTCGTGGTGCTCGGCATGGGGCCGGACGGCCACACGGCCTCGTTCTTTCCCGATGCCGACGATCTGGCAAGGCTGCTCGACCCGGCCTCCGACAGGATCATCCTGCCGGTTCATGCGGCCAGCGCGGGCGAACCGCGGCTGACTCTGACGCTCGCGCGCGTCATCGATGCCGGCTTCATCGCGCTGCACATCGAGGGCGAGGACAAGCGCACCGCCTTCGACGGCGCGGTCGCGCCCGGACCGCGAAAGCCGATCCGTGCCGTGCTCGACGCCGCACCCAGGCCCGTAGAGGTTTTCTGGGCGCCCTGA
- the zwf gene encoding glucose-6-phosphate dehydrogenase has translation MTSQIIPVDPFDFIIFGGTGDLSERKLLPSLYYRQRDHQFSEPTRIIGTSRSKMSDEEFRAFASQAISDHVKPADIDAKELKTFLARLSYVPADATSGAGFDKLKKAIGESDSIRAFYLAVAPALFGDISHKLKEHKLITSNSRIVLEKPIGRDLASAQALNDLVGDDFHESQIFRIDHYLGKETVQNLMALRFANALYEPLWNSAHIDHVQITVAETVGLEDRVTYYDKAGALRDMVQNHMLQLLCLVAMEAPSSMDADAVRDEKLKVLRALKRINGNEAPKHTVRGQYRAGASAGGPVKGYVEELGKDSNTETFVAIKAEIGTWRWAGVPFYLRTGKRLATRVSEIVIEFKPIPHSIFGDSAGPIFANQLVIRLQPDEGVKQFIMIKDPGPGGMRLRQISLDMSFAQSFDGRAPDAYERLIMDVIRGNQTLFMRRDEVEAAWKWIDPIQNAWEGAKQEAQGYTAGTWGPSASIALIERDGRTWHESN, from the coding sequence ATGACCAGCCAGATCATCCCCGTCGACCCTTTCGACTTCATCATTTTCGGCGGCACCGGCGACCTGTCGGAACGCAAGCTGCTGCCGTCGCTCTACTACCGCCAGCGCGACCATCAATTCTCCGAGCCGACGCGCATCATCGGCACCTCGCGCTCGAAGATGAGCGACGAGGAGTTCCGGGCCTTCGCCAGCCAGGCGATCTCCGATCACGTCAAGCCGGCCGATATCGACGCCAAGGAGCTGAAGACCTTCCTGGCACGGCTTTCCTACGTCCCGGCCGATGCGACGAGCGGTGCGGGCTTCGACAAACTGAAAAAGGCGATCGGCGAGAGCGACAGCATCCGCGCCTTTTACCTCGCCGTTGCGCCGGCGCTGTTCGGCGATATCTCGCATAAGCTCAAAGAGCACAAGCTGATCACGTCGAACTCACGCATTGTGCTGGAGAAGCCGATCGGCCGCGACCTTGCCTCGGCGCAGGCGCTCAACGATTTGGTCGGCGACGATTTCCACGAGAGCCAGATCTTTCGCATCGATCACTATCTCGGCAAGGAGACGGTGCAGAACCTGATGGCGTTGCGCTTCGCCAACGCGCTTTACGAGCCGCTGTGGAACTCCGCCCATATCGACCATGTGCAGATCACGGTCGCCGAGACGGTCGGCCTGGAAGACCGCGTCACCTATTACGACAAGGCCGGCGCGCTGCGCGACATGGTGCAGAACCACATGCTGCAGCTGCTCTGCCTCGTCGCCATGGAGGCGCCGTCGTCGATGGACGCGGACGCCGTGCGCGACGAGAAGCTGAAGGTGCTGCGGGCACTGAAACGCATCAACGGCAACGAGGCGCCGAAACACACGGTGCGCGGCCAGTACCGCGCCGGTGCGTCCGCCGGCGGGCCGGTGAAGGGCTATGTCGAGGAGCTCGGCAAGGACAGCAACACCGAGACCTTCGTCGCCATCAAGGCCGAGATCGGCACCTGGCGCTGGGCGGGCGTTCCGTTCTACCTCAGGACCGGCAAGCGGCTGGCGACCCGGGTTTCGGAGATCGTCATCGAGTTCAAGCCGATCCCGCACTCGATCTTCGGCGACAGCGCCGGACCGATCTTCGCCAACCAGCTGGTCATCCGCCTGCAGCCCGATGAAGGCGTCAAGCAGTTCATCATGATCAAGGATCCGGGCCCGGGCGGCATGCGGCTGCGCCAGATCTCGCTCGACATGAGCTTTGCGCAATCCTTCGATGGCCGTGCGCCCGATGCCTATGAACGGCTGATCATGGATGTCATCCGCGGCAACCAGACGCTGTTCATGCGCCGGGACGAAGTCGAGGCGGCATGGAAGTGGATCGACCCGATTCAGAATGCCTGGGAAGGCGCCAAGCAGGAAGCACAGGGCTACACGGCAGGCACCTGGGGGCCGTCGGCCTCGATAGCGCTGATCGAACGTGATGGGCGGACATGGCACGAGAGCAATTGA